A genomic segment from Gracilinanus agilis isolate LMUSP501 chromosome 1, AgileGrace, whole genome shotgun sequence encodes:
- the YAE1 gene encoding protein YAE1 homolog — translation MSWLRAACARAGQGGGADADVFDDEADETLPAQQEWKNRVERRVREGYRDGVDAGKAAVLQQGFNQGYKEGAEVIISYGQLRGTLSALLSWCHLQDNDSPWIVPINHLLDAVGQCEESVLQHLTSVPPQPHVGGLLDSIQDMDLGPSGPAHEGEGERLGRPEAELNKNCLQKDDGTSCSHSTDCSTQSRALFAKPSFSWILEQTSSIVEQLGLSVDILQNIKQPGN, via the exons ATGTCGTGGCTGAGGGCGGCGTGCGCAAGAGCCGGGCAGGGTGGGGGCGCCGATGCGGATGTGTTTGACGACGAGGCCGACGAGACGCTGCCAGCGCAGCAAGAGTGGAAGAACCGCGTGGAGCGGCGCGTGCGG GAAGGATATAGAGATGGTGTGGATGCTGGGAAAGCAGCTGTCCTTCAGCAGGGCTTCAATCAAGGATACAAGGAGGGAGCTGAGGTCATTATCAGCTATGGCCAGCTCAGAGGAACACTAAG CGCTCTGCTCTCCTGGTGTCACCTTCAGGACAACGATTCCCCTTGGATCGTTCCCATAAACCACCTTCTGGATGCTGTCGGCCAGTGTGAAGAGTCTGTGCTCCAGCACCTGACTTCTGTCCCTCCCCAGCCCCACGTGGGAGGCTTATTGGACTCCATTCAAGACATGGACCTCGGACCCTCGGGCCCAGCTCATGAAGGTGAAGGCGAAAGACTTGGTAGGCCTGAGGCCGAGCTGAACAAAAACTGCCTGCAGAAGGATGATGGGACCAGTTGTTCCCATTCTACAGATTGTAGCACACAGAGCAGAGCACTTTTTGCAAAGCCGAGCTTCTCTTGGATTTTAGAACAAACCTCCAGCATAGTGGAGCAGCTGGGGTTGTCTGTGGACATCCTACAGAACATCAAGCAGCCAGGGAACTAG